A stretch of DNA from Bacillota bacterium:
CCGGGACATGAAGAACGTCAAGACCACCTGTCCGATAACGGCTATAGCGCCGCCCACCACGAAAGCCACCAGCAAGTTCCGCAGGTAGCGCGGCCTCGGCTTTCTCCTCTGCACGAGCTCTTTGTACGCAAGCTGCCGCCTCTTCTCCTCCTGCGATGCTTGGGTCATGTGGGGCAGGTTCGCCACCTGCTTCTTTGCTTTCTGGGATGTCAATGCGCATCTCTCCCCAGGGCTGTCCGTCAGGTACCGTCCACCGCGAAGGCAACGTGGACATCCGCCTTGTACCTGACTATCTTGCCGTTGTCCACTGAGGCGGTCATGTTGGTCACCTCAACCCCGGTGATATTCCTGAGGGTCTGAGATGCGGCACGAACGGCCTGGTTCACGGCATCTTCCCAGCTCGTTGAGGACTCGCCCATCAGCTCCACTATCTTGACCACTGTCACGTGAAACAACCTCCTTTCTCTCGGTTAATTATGCTCACGGCTCATGGCTTTAATTCCCCGGTGGCGTGTTGCGTTGGGCCGGAAGGAAGGCCGCGAAAGTCGCCAGCTCAAGCGATCGAGAACGCCCCGCCGTGTGTCAGAGACCACAGTACGGGGCGCTGCTTCGCCTTCCACGACTATTGCCGCGCGGTCGGTTTCGGCCAACGTCTAGACCAGCTCCTGCCTGAGGCGGCGCAAAGCCTTCTGCTCGATCTTCGAGACTTGGGGCTGGGATATGCCGAGCGCCCGAGCGACCTCCACTTGCGTCAACTCGCGGAAGAAGCGCAGCTGCAGAACGGCTCGCTCCGAAGCGCTAAGCCGTGTCATGGCTTGTTGGAGCGCGATGGACTCGACGCTCTTGTCGGCGAAAGACTCGCCCACCGCGAGCTGCTCCTCAAAGGGCGCGGGACACTCGCCGGAAGACGGCTCCGAGAGGGACGCGACGGGTTGGAATGCCTCTTGGGTCTCAACCACCTCCTCGCGCGCGAGACCCGTTGCGGAAGCCACTTCCTCAACTGTGGGTTCTCTGCCGCAAGTGGCCCGTAGCTGCTCTCTCGCCATCTCGACTTTGACCGCACGCTCCCGCAGAGTCCTCCCGATTTTCATCCCCCCCGCGCTCCTAAGGTGCCGCCTTATTTCCCCTAGGATCACGGGAACGGCGTACGTGGAGAACCGAGTGCCCACAGAAGCGTCGAACCTGTCAGCGGCCCGCAAGAGGCCCACGCACCCCACCTGGAACAGGTCTTCGGAATCGTCAGTTCTCTGCAAGAAGCGGTTCACTATGCTCATCACGAGGCGCAAGTTCCTCGAGACCAGCTCCTCGCGGGCTTTATCGTCTCCAGCGCGGATTCGCGCGGCGAGCTCGCGAACCTCCTCGTCGGAGAGAACGGGTGTCTGGGGAAACCGAACGCGCTCAAGACCGTCGTTCATTCTCCTCGCTCCCTGCCATGCGTGGAGCCTTTGTCATGGTGACCCGCACCCCGGCCCCAGGCCTGGACGAGACGTCGAGGCTGTCTGCGAGAGCTTCCATTATGGTGAAACCCATCCCCATGCGATCCGGAGACGTGGTGAACGCTGGACGGAGGGCTTGCTCTATATCTGCTATCCCACGGCCCGTATCTTCCACCGTTATGGTGAGGACGTTGCCCTCGATGACCGCCCGAACCCTCACGAGTCCGCCGGGAGTGTCGTACCCGTGGAGCACTACGTTGGACACAGCTTCGGAGACTATGAGCTTGATGTCGTCTATCTCTTCCATGGTGAAAGATGCGATCTGCGACGCGAAACAGGCAACCGCCACCCTGGCGAATTCCACGTTCTGAGCGGTTGCCGGAAACTCAAGGGTTACATGGTTAGTCACGCTCATCCCCCTACCCCCCCGACGCTCGCATCCAGGCCTCGTCCTCTGTTTCACACACAGGGATGATGTTCACGAGGCCTGAGAGCTCAAAGACCTTGCGAACCTGCGGGGACGGCGACACCGCCACCACGCGTCCTCCGTGCGCGCGCAGCCTCTTGTACCTCCCGAGGATGGCTCCCAAGCCCGAACTGTCGATGAACGTGACGTCGCGCAGCATCAAGAGCATGTTGGTGACTTCAGGCCTCGCGCCGAGCTCCTCCTCTACCTTCGCGCGGAAGTCGGGAGCGGTGCCTAGATCCAGCTCTCCCGAAAGGCGCACAACGAGAACGTCTCCAATAGCCCTGGTTTCGATTCTCATGCGAAGCCCTCCTACCGTGTCATGCCGGTCGGGCGCTCCCGACGGTTTGTATTCTACGGCCCTCCTATGAGTCCTCCCGGGGACGACGAAAATGCCCCGTCGCCGGGGCATTTCGGGGCATCCTACCTCACTGTCTCACGCGCCTGCGTTGTCGAGATGCTACTCCGACCGAGGGCCGTCACGCTTTCCCATTCAGTCCTGTCCGACCCGGAAGAGGGTCCGCAAGAGGTTTCGGGTGGCACGCAGCACGACCCTCAACACGTTCCCCCTTTTCACCTCCTCTGCCGCCACAAGGTCAACTCGCGCAACCTCCGTTCCATCTTCCAGTAGGGCGATGAGATCCCCGATCTTCTGCCCTTTCTGCACCGGGGCGGTGATCCTTTCGGGAAGGACCATCTCGCTCCTCACCTTGCCCTCCTCGCCCCGGCGCACTACGGCCACGAGATGGTCCCTGGCGACGACGTCCACCTTCTCAATGACGCCGCGGGCCACGTCCAGTTGCGCCATGACCTGCCCTTTGGACGCTATCTCCACGCCGGAGTAGTACCTGAAACCGAAGTCGAGGAGGGAGGAAGCCTCCTTGAACCGTAGCTGCGAGTCGGCCACGTTCAACACGACTGCTATCAGCCTAAGGCCTCCTCTCTTGGCCGTGGCGGCGAGGCAGTACCCCGCCGCCTCTGTGAATCCGGTCTTGAGTCCGTCCGCTCCCTCGTATGACTTGACGAGCCTGTTTGTGTTGACGAGGATGTTCTTACCGCCCCGCACATAGTCGATCCATATGGTGAACCACTCGTGGACCTTGGGATAACGAAGAAGCGCTCGAGACATGATGGCGATGTCCCTAGCAGTCGTGTAGTGGTCCTGGTGAGGGAGGCCATGGCAGTTCGCAAAGTGGGTTCCTGTCATCCCGAGCTCCCGCGCTCGCTCGTTCATCATGTCTACGAAGGCCTCTTCGCTCCCGGCGATGTGCTCTGCCACGGCGACGCTGGCATCATTGGCCGAGACGACTGCGATGGCTTTCATGAGGTCTGAGAGAGGCATCTCCTCCCCCACCTCGAGCCAAATCTGCGACCCTCCCATCTCCATGGCGCGCTCACTCGTGGGCACCATGTCATCAAGGCTTGCCTTTCCCTGCTCGATCGCCTCCATGGCCAGCAGCATGGTCATGATCTTCGTGATGCTGGCTGGAGCCATACGCTTGTCGGGATCCTTCTCGAACAGCACCCGGCCAGAGGAGGCTTCCATGAGAATCGCGGAACCCGCGGTGATCGGCACGCTTGGGGCAGGACCGGGCTGCTTCTCTTGCGCTGACGCGCCGGCTGGGGCGCCGGCGTTCCACATGGACACCGCGGTGATCAGGAAGACTGCGAGAGCGACGCCCGCCGCTACCCTCCGAGCATTCATCCTCCATCCCCTCCCGTACCCTGAGGAACCGTCGCAGACGGAACCGTCCGAGACCTTCAGTCAGGTACATATTCGGGCGGACGCAGGCATATACCCGAATCCGCCCGGAGGGGACGCGCCAGGATCGATTAGTTGGGGCGATGTCAGTAGTCTATGACGCTCCTGATGAGACGGGGCGGCAGCACGGGCGCCTCGGAGAGGGAGTACGCGGAAGCCACGAGCCGAGAGGCCTCGTCGACGGCCGCGCGATCGTTGGTGTGAAGGACAGCGAGAGGCTCGTCCGCCGACACCCAGTCTCCGAGCTTCTTCCGAACAACGAGCCCCGCGGCCGGGTCCACCGGTTCGTCTTTCACACGGCGCCCCGCTCCCAGCAGCATGGCCGCGACGCCCACCGCCTCAGTGTCGATGGCCGCCACGTAACCCGCGCCTGGGCTGGGTACATCCGCTACGTGGTCCGCGCTCGGAAGCACGTCCAAGCGTTCCACAACGCTCGCGTCTCCGCCCTGCGCCCTCACGAACTCGGAGAACTTGGCGAGGGCCGCGCCGCTCCTCAATAGACCGGCCAAGGCCTCCCGAGCCCGACCGGTGTCGGAGGCGGCCTCCCCCAGCACGAGCATCACCGAACCCAGAGTCAAACAGAGCTCCACGAGGTCGGGCGGGCCTTCGCCTCGGAGCGTCTCAATGGCCTCCCTTACCTCGAGCGCGTTCCCGACGGCGCGGCCCAGCGGCTGGTTCATGTCGCTCACAACCGCGGCCGCCTTGCGCCCTGCGCCCTTCATGATGTCCACCATGAGGCGCGCGAGAGCGTGCGCGTCGCTCTCGGACTTCATGAACGCCCCGCTGCCCGTCTTTACGTCGAACACGATGGCGTCCGAACCGCACGCCAGCTTCTTACTGCACACGCTGCTAGCGATGAGAGGAATGCTGTCGACGGTGGCCGTAACGTCACGCAGCGCGTACAGCTTTTTGTCAGCGGGCGCTATCTCCGCCGTCTGCCCCACCACGGCCAGCCCGACCGAATTCACGTTCCTCACGAACGCTTCCCTGGGCAGGTCTACGCGGAACCCCGGAATCGACTCGAGCTTGTCAAGAGTTCCCCCGGTGTGACCCAGCCCTCGACCGGACATCTTCGCGACGGGCACACCAGATGCGGCCACGAGCGGTGCCAGCACGAGTGTGGTCTTGTCCCCCACTCCGCCCGTGCTGTGCTTGTCCACCTTGATGCCGCGAATCTGGGAGAGGTCCACCTCGTCCCCAGACTTTGCCATGGCGATTGTGAGATCCCGTGTCTCTCTCGCGCTCATCCCCTGGAAGAACACGGCCATGCACCATGCTGCCATTTGGTAGTCGGGGATCTTGTCCCGTGTGAATCCATCCACAAGAAAGGCGATCTCGTCTGGAGACAGCTCCTCTCCACGCCTCTTCTTGAGGATGACGTCGTAGGCCCTCATGTCACGCCTTCCCCCCTGTCTTGGCGCTGGCGACCGGAGAATGGTCGGCCGCGCCTGAATTTGAAGGCGAAGTCGGTTCCATGGCAGGGGCACCTCCCGAGACGCGAGCACGCTTCGCTCTCGGATGGGCGGCGTCATATATCTCCTTCAGCTTGCCCCTGGCAAGATGGGTGTAAATCTGGGTAGTCGCGATATCAGCGTGGCCCAACATCTCCTGAACGGAGCGCAGGTCGGCGCCGTTCTCGAGGAGGTGAGTCGCGAAGCAGTGACGCAGCGTGTGAGGGGTCACGTGCTTCTGGAGCCCTGCCTTGGCTGCGTACGCCCTTATTATCTTCCAAAACCCCTGCCTGGTCATCCTCTTGCCTCGGGCGTTCACAAATAGGGCGTTCTCAGTACGGCTTCTCACCAACCTCGGCCTGGCCGTTCGAAGGTATACCTCCGTCCACCGCGAAGCCACGCTGCCGACAGGGACTATCCTCTCCTTGGATCCCTTTCCGACGCACCTGACGTAGCCCATCCCCACGTTCAGATCGCCGACGTTGAGCGACACGAGTTCGGAAACACGCATGCCGGTGGCGTAAAGCACCTCCAACATAGCCCGGTCCCTCACGCCCGAGGGGGTTCCGATAGCAGGCATTTCCAAGAGCCTCGCTACTTCTTCCGACCCGAGCACCCCGGGCAAGCGCCGTTCCAATCTCGGAGACCCCAGGTTCACCGTGGGATCGTGCTGGACCTTGCCTTCGCGGTCCAGGAACTTGTAGAGGCCCCTTATTGCAGCCAGCTGTCTGCATATGCTCGACGTGGCCCTTCCTTGCCTCCTGAGGTGGGCAAGGTACGCCATTATGGTATCCTGAGTGACGCCGTCGAGTCCGCCTCCGCCAAGCTCCTCCACATACTCCGCGAACTGGTTGAGGTCTCTCGCGTACGATTCCAGGCTGTTCTGCGCGAGCCCCCGCTCTACGCTCAGGTACGCCAGGAACTCGTCCAGTAGCAACCCGTCCAACAGGGCCACGCCGCTCCTCCTCCACCGCCGGACGAATCCAGACGTGCCATGTCGTCCCGCTGTTTCCAGTATATCATGGGGGGAGAGCGCCCGCAATTTCCCTCGCCTCCGGTATAGTGTTCCCACTGCATCTGTCCGACCAAGCCTTCTGAAGTCTAGAGCAGGTACCTTGAGACGAGCCTGATGAACGTGGGCGCAACGTAAGTCTCGACAGCGCTCCCTGCGACGAGGAGCACTACCGCCCCGAGGCACACGACCGCCGTAAAGAACAGCTGAGGGTAGATCGGGACGCGTTTGTGACTCAGCCTGTCCAGGGCAAGGGTAACCGCGAACGCGAGCGACGCCTCGCATCCGGCCAGTATCGCAGGGATGATGAAGATGTTCTGCGGGAGCACCGACGCTGCGGCAAGAACCACCCCTTTCGCCGCCATCTCGTCGACGAGGAATCCCACGGTGAAGCCTATGACGAAGCCCCTCAGGAAGAGGAGAACCAACACGCCCGGGGCTCCTATCACCGAGAGCCCCAGGAGGAACGCGAGGAGGATCGTCTTGACGTTGTTGTAAAGCGCTTGCCTCGGAGCTGCGCCTGCGCCCGCCTCGTTTTGGCCGGACCCACCGAAACCCCTGAAGAACACCATGAGGTCCTCGGCGAGCTCGGCCTTCTGGCTTCCGGGAAGCGCCCTGACCGAGAGTGAGCCGAATATGACGCCCATCAAGAACATGAAGGTCACTAGGACTAGGACGGGCAGATGCCTCCTCAGGGATACACCGGCAAAGACCGGGGACCGTGAATCGTCCAGCATCGCGCGATCCTCCTTCGGACCACCTCCTTAGATGTGTATGTCCACGCTCGCCGCGATATTCACGGTTCCAGCACCGCTCTTGCGCCTATCCGACGCTGCGGGGGCTCGTGCTCAATCGTCGTCCGACATACCCCCGAGGGACTTGCCACAGCGTCCGCCCCCACCGGCGATAAGAGGCGGAGTACCGTCAAAGGTGAGATTCCTGGCAGCGGACACCCTGACAGGACGCTCGCGGCCGTCCCGTCCGATGTGCACGTGAAGGTCGACGAAAGACCGCTCCAGCTCCACCTATATTAGCCCCTTGGACATCGCGGCGAGCAGCCCGAGGACGGTCTTGCCGTCGCGGATCTCTCCCCTTGCCAGCATCGCCTCCACCTCTTCGCGGCGCACACGCCTCGTCTCTATGAGCTCGTCCTCCTCCGGTCTGTCCTGCCCGGCCACGAGCTCCTTCGCGAAGAAAAGGTGCAGCACTTCGTCGCAAAACCCAGGAGACGTATAGAAGGGCAAGATCTCTTCGAGTCTCTTTGCTCGGTAGCCGGTTTCTTCCTCAAGCTCGCGAGCGGCACACTCGCTCGGGCTCTCGCCCGGGTCCAGCTTCCCGGCGGGGATCTCCCAGAGGGTCGAGCGAATTGGGTACCGGTACTGGCGCACGAGGATCACCGAACCGTCCCGGTCGACGGCCACAATCGCCACGCCGCCGGGGTGTTCCACAACCTCACGCGTCGACCGCCTTCCCGACGGCAGCTCGACTTCGTCCACGCGCAGGGTGAGGATGGCCCCCCGGTACACCGACCTCGAACCGACCTGTCTCTCCGCAAACTGCGCCTCTTCCAACGCGAGTCCCTCCAATTCGTGGGCACGTAGCATGAAACGGCCCGATAGTGCGTATCCTCTTATCAGATCCGAGGGGTATGTCCCCTAGGTTCGCCGTGGCAGCCGAGCCTCCCAGCCGCCGCGTGATCGGGATCCGGGACCGCCTGCCGCAAGAACCCGGCGGGCATGTGGCCGGAGCTCACGGGGCGGCGGAAGGTGGTCGAAATGCGCATCGGTGGCGACCGTGGAGAATGAGCCTACGTCACAAAGCCCACGTGACCCATGAGACGCTCACAAGGAGGCACTTTCAGGCATGACCATAGTGGTTCACAAGGAAGCCCTTTGGATCGCGGGAAAGCCCTCGGAGATCCTCCGCGCTCTCGCCATCCTCTGCAAAGGCCACGTCACCTTGGCCGAGCTTCTCTCCTCCCCCCGTGGCTCCTAGGATTCGGCGCGGCGCGTGGCGCACGCGATCTTGCCGGCCAACACACCCGCGGCGCCCGCGGCCAGGAAGAAGGCGGGATCCTCGTCCGGGCCCCGCCCCATCGTCCTGACACGAACGTTCGTGCGCTTGAGCCTCTCCACGGCTGGACGCCCGTCTTCCACCAGGACGACGTGGCGCCGGTCCACGCCTTCCCGGGCAAGCTGAAGCCTCAGCCGGCGCAGTTCCTCTCTGCCCAGTTCCGGCACGACCACAATACACCTCGCCAGCGCGACGCGGGACAGGATCGTGAGAGTGTGATGGCTCACACCGTAGTGTCTTGCCCGCGCGTCAGAGAAGCTCACTCTCGGAGCCACGACCGGCGTCCCTCCCAGAGAATACGCCGCGTTGGCCACTTCTCCCTGCTGAATCCCGGAGAACCCATACTTGGTGGCAGTTCCGGCCTGTCCCGGACCCATTGAGACGATCACCGCATCGCCCCGAGCGCACGCGCGCGCTGCGGCGAGGGCAGAGTGGAGGCTCACCGCCTCGAGATCGCCGCCGAAAGCGTGGCCGCACGTGATCGCCAAGTCGATGAGTCCCTTTTCGCGCAGCTCCCGCACGAGCGAGCTGTACGGTAGGGGTAGCGCTCCGCCATCCGTCATCACGTACACAACCCGCGTCTCGTCACCAGCTGTTTCCTTTATTCCCGCTGCTACCGGCGCTATCATGCTGTGGAGTTCGCAAGCCACCACCGGAGTGCCCTCCAGCGACGAGAAGGACTCCAACGCCGGACGGTACGGGCTCGTCTCTTCCTCCACGGCCAGGCACCTCACCTGCATCGGAGTGTAGCGTACCTTCATTATGTGACCTGTCCCGGGCCCCACGTCAAGGTCGAGGCGGTCCCTCCCGACCACCCACATGACGAAGTGGTGTCCCCCGGTGCCCAGACCGAGTTCCACCGCAGTAGTGTTGAGAACGACTTCGTCTCCCACCGAGCACGGCCCGGTCAAATCCTCGTAGCACAGTGCTTCCGCCGTCACACCTTCGCACTGTACTTCGGCCTTCACGACCCCTCGCCCGAACCGTGCCACGGACTTCACTACGCCTACTCGTGCTCCTATCATCACAGCGCCACGGCGAAGCCTCCTTGCAGGGATGTGCCGATCTCCGTCGTATTCCGCATTAGAATATGTTCCCCGCGCCGGGGACAGCATACTCAGTGGTGACTGCATGGGAACGGAGGAGTCAGCGTGAGCAGATGGCAGTTCTGGGTGGCTATCTTCATCGCCCTTGCGCTTGCGGGATGGGGAATGGGCGCTTCCATGAGGCTCGCACGCGACCTCCAACGCGTCGAGAAAGACCTTGACCGCGCCTTCGCCGACCTCTCGGCGCTCTCCAAGCGCGTCAACGAGATGACGGCTGCCGTCCAGACTCGTCCCGCCACCGAGGTCACCGTGTACTTCGGCCGTACCACACTTACCGATTCCTACCTCGTGCCTGTCAAGGCCACGGTCCCTGCCGGAACCGACGCGATGCGGGGAGCGCTAGAGCTGCTAGCAAGAGGCCCGGCGCCTGAAACCGGGCTCGAAAGGCTCGTCCCAGAGGGGACAAAGGTGTTGGGAGTGAGCGCAAGCGGAGATCTCGCCACGGCCGACTTCTCGAGCGAGATCCGCACTAGATTCCCCGGAGGCAGCCGCACGGAGGAGCTCCTCGCCTGGTCCATCGTGAACACGCTCACTGAGTTCCCAGGGATAGCAAGGGTTCAGATCCTCATTGAAGGCAAGAAAGAGGAGAGCATCGGCGGCCACGTGGGCATCGACGCTCCCCTCGAGAGGAACCCGTCTCTGATAAGGCCCCAATAGTTCCTGCGAACGCCCGAGCGCTACCCCACCCGGCCAGACGCCGCCGCTAGGTCCCTGCCCCGCGCGATGGCCTGTTCGTTGAGGGGGATGAGCCCGTGGCGGCGCTCAGGAAGGACCTTC
This window harbors:
- a CDS encoding dodecin family protein encodes the protein MTVVKIVELMGESSTSWEDAVNQAVRAASQTLRNITGVEVTNMTASVDNGKIVRYKADVHVAFAVDGT
- a CDS encoding sigma-70 family RNA polymerase sigma factor, coding for MNDGLERVRFPQTPVLSDEEVRELAARIRAGDDKAREELVSRNLRLVMSIVNRFLQRTDDSEDLFQVGCVGLLRAADRFDASVGTRFSTYAVPVILGEIRRHLRSAGGMKIGRTLRERAVKVEMAREQLRATCGREPTVEEVASATGLAREEVVETQEAFQPVASLSEPSSGECPAPFEEQLAVGESFADKSVESIALQQAMTRLSASERAVLQLRFFRELTQVEVARALGISQPQVSKIEQKALRRLRQELV
- the spoIIAB gene encoding anti-sigma F factor; this translates as MSVTNHVTLEFPATAQNVEFARVAVACFASQIASFTMEEIDDIKLIVSEAVSNVVLHGYDTPGGLVRVRAVIEGNVLTITVEDTGRGIADIEQALRPAFTTSPDRMGMGFTIMEALADSLDVSSRPGAGVRVTMTKAPRMAGSEENERRS
- the spoIIAA gene encoding anti-sigma F factor antagonist, producing the protein MRIETRAIGDVLVVRLSGELDLGTAPDFRAKVEEELGARPEVTNMLLMLRDVTFIDSSGLGAILGRYKRLRAHGGRVVAVSPSPQVRKVFELSGLVNIIPVCETEDEAWMRASGG
- a CDS encoding D-alanyl-D-alanine carboxypeptidase, yielding MNARRVAAGVALAVFLITAVSMWNAGAPAGASAQEKQPGPAPSVPITAGSAILMEASSGRVLFEKDPDKRMAPASITKIMTMLLAMEAIEQGKASLDDMVPTSERAMEMGGSQIWLEVGEEMPLSDLMKAIAVVSANDASVAVAEHIAGSEEAFVDMMNERARELGMTGTHFANCHGLPHQDHYTTARDIAIMSRALLRYPKVHEWFTIWIDYVRGGKNILVNTNRLVKSYEGADGLKTGFTEAAGYCLAATAKRGGLRLIAVVLNVADSQLRFKEASSLLDFGFRYYSGVEIASKGQVMAQLDVARGVIEKVDVVARDHLVAVVRRGEEGKVRSEMVLPERITAPVQKGQKIGDLIALLEDGTEVARVDLVAAEEVKRGNVLRVVLRATRNLLRTLFRVGQD
- a CDS encoding pyrimidine-nucleoside phosphorylase, whose protein sequence is MRAYDVILKKRRGEELSPDEIAFLVDGFTRDKIPDYQMAAWCMAVFFQGMSARETRDLTIAMAKSGDEVDLSQIRGIKVDKHSTGGVGDKTTLVLAPLVAASGVPVAKMSGRGLGHTGGTLDKLESIPGFRVDLPREAFVRNVNSVGLAVVGQTAEIAPADKKLYALRDVTATVDSIPLIASSVCSKKLACGSDAIVFDVKTGSGAFMKSESDAHALARLMVDIMKGAGRKAAAVVSDMNQPLGRAVGNALEVREAIETLRGEGPPDLVELCLTLGSVMLVLGEAASDTGRAREALAGLLRSGAALAKFSEFVRAQGGDASVVERLDVLPSADHVADVPSPGAGYVAAIDTEAVGVAAMLLGAGRRVKDEPVDPAAGLVVRKKLGDWVSADEPLAVLHTNDRAAVDEASRLVASAYSLSEAPVLPPRLIRSVIDY
- the xerD gene encoding site-specific tyrosine recombinase XerD — protein: MDGLLLDEFLAYLSVERGLAQNSLESYARDLNQFAEYVEELGGGGLDGVTQDTIMAYLAHLRRQGRATSSICRQLAAIRGLYKFLDREGKVQHDPTVNLGSPRLERRLPGVLGSEEVARLLEMPAIGTPSGVRDRAMLEVLYATGMRVSELVSLNVGDLNVGMGYVRCVGKGSKERIVPVGSVASRWTEVYLRTARPRLVRSRTENALFVNARGKRMTRQGFWKIIRAYAAKAGLQKHVTPHTLRHCFATHLLENGADLRSVQEMLGHADIATTQIYTHLARGKLKEIYDAAHPRAKRARVSGGAPAMEPTSPSNSGAADHSPVASAKTGGKA
- the spoIIM gene encoding stage II sporulation protein M, yielding MLDDSRSPVFAGVSLRRHLPVLVLVTFMFLMGVIFGSLSVRALPGSQKAELAEDLMVFFRGFGGSGQNEAGAGAAPRQALYNNVKTILLAFLLGLSVIGAPGVLVLLFLRGFVIGFTVGFLVDEMAAKGVVLAAASVLPQNIFIIPAILAGCEASLAFAVTLALDRLSHKRVPIYPQLFFTAVVCLGAVVLLVAGSAVETYVAPTFIRLVSRYLL
- a CDS encoding NUDIX hydrolase, yielding MEEAQFAERQVGSRSVYRGAILTLRVDEVELPSGRRSTREVVEHPGGVAIVAVDRDGSVILVRQYRYPIRSTLWEIPAGKLDPGESPSECAARELEEETGYRAKRLEEILPFYTSPGFCDEVLHLFFAKELVAGQDRPEEDELIETRRVRREEVEAMLARGEIRDGKTVLGLLAAMSKGLI
- a CDS encoding DUF3866 family protein; the encoded protein is MIGARVGVVKSVARFGRGVVKAEVQCEGVTAEALCYEDLTGPCSVGDEVVLNTTAVELGLGTGGHHFVMWVVGRDRLDLDVGPGTGHIMKVRYTPMQVRCLAVEEETSPYRPALESFSSLEGTPVVACELHSMIAPVAAGIKETAGDETRVVYVMTDGGALPLPYSSLVRELREKGLIDLAITCGHAFGGDLEAVSLHSALAAARACARGDAVIVSMGPGQAGTATKYGFSGIQQGEVANAAYSLGGTPVVAPRVSFSDARARHYGVSHHTLTILSRVALARCIVVVPELGREELRRLRLQLAREGVDRRHVVLVEDGRPAVERLKRTNVRVRTMGRGPDEDPAFFLAAGAAGVLAGKIACATRRAES
- a CDS encoding GerMN domain-containing protein, with amino-acid sequence MSRWQFWVAIFIALALAGWGMGASMRLARDLQRVEKDLDRAFADLSALSKRVNEMTAAVQTRPATEVTVYFGRTTLTDSYLVPVKATVPAGTDAMRGALELLARGPAPETGLERLVPEGTKVLGVSASGDLATADFSSEIRTRFPGGSRTEELLAWSIVNTLTEFPGIARVQILIEGKKEESIGGHVGIDAPLERNPSLIRPQ